Proteins encoded within one genomic window of Sphingomonas sp. KRR8:
- a CDS encoding glycine--tRNA ligase subunit alpha — MTEPLSFQDLILTLHHYWSDKGCLILQPYDLEMGAGTFHPATVLRALGPKPWKAAYVQPCRRPTDGRYGENPNRLGAYYQYQVMLKPSPPNLQQLYLESLAAIGVDTTAHDIRFVEDDWESPTLGAWGLGWEVWCDGMEVTQFTYFQQVGGFDCLPVAGELTYGLERLAMYIQGVDNVFDLKFNKEGVTYGDVFLENERQMSQWHFEVANTEALFDGFRKSAAECENSLQAGLAIPAYEQAIKASHIFNTLQARGVISVAERQAYIGRVRDLAKAACAKWMEGQEVAA, encoded by the coding sequence GTGACCGAGCCACTAAGCTTCCAGGACCTGATCCTCACCCTCCACCATTATTGGTCGGACAAGGGCTGCCTCATCCTGCAGCCTTACGACCTCGAAATGGGGGCAGGAACCTTTCATCCCGCGACCGTTCTCCGCGCTCTTGGACCGAAGCCGTGGAAGGCCGCATACGTCCAGCCCTGCCGCCGGCCGACGGACGGCCGCTATGGCGAGAACCCGAACCGGCTGGGCGCTTACTACCAGTATCAGGTTATGTTGAAGCCGAGCCCGCCGAACCTTCAGCAGCTCTACCTCGAAAGCCTCGCGGCCATCGGAGTGGACACGACGGCGCACGATATCCGCTTCGTCGAGGATGATTGGGAAAGCCCGACGCTCGGCGCCTGGGGGCTCGGCTGGGAAGTCTGGTGCGACGGGATGGAGGTGACCCAGTTCACTTACTTCCAGCAGGTCGGCGGCTTCGACTGCCTGCCGGTTGCGGGTGAGCTGACCTACGGGCTGGAGCGGCTCGCCATGTATATCCAGGGCGTCGACAATGTGTTCGACCTCAAGTTCAACAAGGAGGGCGTGACCTATGGTGACGTCTTCCTCGAGAACGAACGACAGATGAGCCAATGGCACTTCGAGGTGGCGAATACCGAGGCTCTGTTCGATGGCTTTCGCAAGTCAGCCGCGGAGTGCGAGAATTCGTTGCAGGCGGGGCTGGCCATTCCGGCCTATGAGCAGGCGATCAAGGCCAGTCACATCTTCAACACGCTGCAGGCGCGCGGGGTCATCTCGGTGGCGGAGCGGCAGGCTTACATCGGCCGGGTGCGCGACCTCGCCAAGGCGGCTTGCGCCAAGTGGATGGAAGGTCAGGAGGTCGCGGCGTGA
- a CDS encoding TraB/GumN family protein: protein MRLKTLFRRGLAALGLAATAVACTSATTSAAPAAAPRPALWRVADNDTTIYLFGTIHLLPKNYQWRTPKFDQALTSANGLVVETIIDPKNLDSFRAAFTQLAISPGQPPLVSRVPADKVAALQAAVRASGVPMEAYDRMETWAAAFTLITSQFQQIGLQGEDGVEMTLRDTFTSAGKPIGQLETNAEQFSYFDRLPDQAQRDLLLSALEDPAAARKEFDGMLASWTRGDVKGMARSFNGEMDHSPALKDALLVQRNRNWAGWVERRMAQPGTVFVAVGAGHLAGPESVLAMLQKRGLRVTRVQ from the coding sequence ATGCGCTTGAAAACTTTGTTCCGCCGGGGCCTCGCCGCACTTGGCCTCGCCGCGACGGCCGTCGCCTGCACCTCCGCCACGACCAGCGCGGCACCGGCGGCTGCGCCACGCCCGGCGCTGTGGCGTGTTGCTGACAACGACACCACGATCTACCTGTTCGGTACCATCCACCTGCTGCCGAAAAATTATCAGTGGCGAACGCCCAAGTTCGACCAGGCGCTGACCAGCGCCAACGGCCTTGTAGTTGAGACAATCATCGACCCAAAGAATCTCGACTCCTTCCGCGCGGCGTTCACCCAGCTTGCGATCAGCCCTGGCCAGCCGCCGCTCGTTTCTCGGGTGCCGGCCGACAAGGTCGCCGCGCTGCAGGCCGCGGTGCGCGCCTCGGGCGTACCGATGGAGGCTTATGACCGGATGGAGACCTGGGCCGCGGCCTTCACTCTGATCACCTCGCAGTTCCAGCAGATCGGCCTCCAAGGTGAGGACGGCGTCGAGATGACCCTCCGCGATACATTCACCTCTGCCGGCAAGCCGATTGGGCAGCTGGAGACCAACGCCGAGCAGTTCAGCTATTTCGACCGTCTGCCCGACCAGGCGCAGCGCGACCTGCTGCTGTCTGCGCTTGAGGACCCAGCGGCGGCTCGCAAGGAATTTGACGGAATGCTGGCGTCGTGGACGCGCGGCGACGTCAAGGGCATGGCCCGCAGCTTCAACGGCGAGATGGATCATTCCCCGGCGCTCAAGGATGCCCTGCTGGTTCAGCGCAATCGCAATTGGGCCGGCTGGGTCGAGCGCCGCATGGCGCAGCCCGGGACGGTGTTCGTCGCCGTCGGCGCCGGCCACTTGGCGGGTCCTGAGTCAGTGCTCGCCATGCTTCAGAAGCGTGGGCTTCGGGTCACTCGAGTCCAATAA
- a CDS encoding TraB/GumN family protein codes for MLRHALVSLAVALVATPACAIPAPAPVIDAQLARPALWVVGDDDTIIYLFGTFHALDDRIPWFDHAVRAAFEGSDELVLETLVPDSPEAFRAALARYRPSATPAAGLMGAHTAMTAARSVGLSARNGADEVLQRAAVAERKPVIGLEKFEAQLAMYDRLPGRTLAPASTSAAATPDPAVAAFMRQLVAAWTSGDPRTFEAVVDAVQAQSPESYQLLFAERNATWANWISERLKQPGIVFVAVGTGHLVGRDSVQAQLAAHGIRSARVN; via the coding sequence GTGCTGAGGCACGCCCTGGTGAGTCTCGCGGTGGCCCTTGTTGCCACGCCCGCTTGCGCAATCCCCGCGCCAGCGCCGGTCATTGATGCGCAGCTCGCGCGGCCGGCACTTTGGGTGGTCGGTGACGATGACACGATCATCTACCTGTTCGGTACCTTCCACGCGCTGGACGATCGCATTCCCTGGTTCGACCATGCGGTGCGCGCCGCTTTCGAGGGCTCCGACGAGCTCGTGCTCGAGACGCTCGTTCCAGACAGCCCCGAGGCCTTTCGCGCAGCGCTGGCCCGGTATCGGCCGTCCGCCACGCCAGCTGCCGGCCTGATGGGGGCGCACACGGCAATGACCGCTGCGCGAAGCGTTGGCCTGTCCGCGCGCAACGGAGCGGACGAGGTACTTCAGCGCGCCGCCGTGGCCGAGCGCAAGCCGGTGATCGGGCTGGAGAAGTTCGAGGCGCAGCTGGCGATGTACGATCGCCTGCCTGGGCGGACACTTGCCCCAGCGAGCACGAGCGCCGCCGCAACTCCCGATCCGGCGGTCGCCGCGTTCATGCGCCAGCTGGTTGCGGCATGGACAAGCGGCGATCCCCGCACCTTTGAAGCGGTGGTGGACGCCGTTCAGGCGCAGAGTCCGGAAAGCTATCAATTGCTGTTCGCGGAGCGCAATGCGACCTGGGCGAACTGGATCAGCGAACGGTTGAAGCAGCCCGGCATTGTCTTCGTGGCCGTCGGAACGGGTCATCTGGTCGGCCGCGACAGCGTCCAAGCCCAGCTCGCCGCCCACGGCATCCGCAGCGCTCGGGTGAACTGA
- a CDS encoding 50S ribosomal protein L25/general stress protein Ctc produces MSEQLTLPAETRDRAGKGASRALRRDGRVPAVVYGNNQDALSIHVEEKLLTKMLSTGHFMNTVVMIDAGGQTLRTLPKDVQFHPVSSRPTHVDFLRISEHSKVTVAVPVRFDNEEASPGIKRGGVLNVVRHELELNCDAAEIPDEVHIDLAGLDIGDSIHISAVKLPNGVESAISDRDFTIATLVAPSAMKSEEGDTQTDAADETVEGE; encoded by the coding sequence ATGAGCGAACAGCTGACGCTGCCCGCCGAGACGCGCGACCGGGCTGGCAAGGGAGCCTCCCGGGCACTGCGTCGCGATGGACGGGTACCCGCCGTGGTCTACGGCAACAATCAGGACGCGCTGAGCATCCATGTTGAGGAAAAGCTCCTCACCAAGATGCTCTCGACCGGTCACTTCATGAACACCGTCGTGATGATCGACGCCGGTGGCCAGACGCTGCGGACCCTGCCGAAAGACGTGCAGTTCCACCCGGTTAGCAGCCGCCCGACCCACGTTGATTTCCTCCGCATTAGCGAACACAGCAAGGTCACCGTCGCGGTGCCGGTGCGGTTCGACAATGAAGAGGCGAGCCCGGGCATCAAGCGCGGCGGCGTGCTCAACGTCGTCCGCCACGAGCTGGAGCTCAACTGCGATGCGGCCGAGATCCCTGACGAGGTCCACATCGATCTCGCCGGCCTCGACATCGGCGACAGCATTCACATCTCGGCGGTCAAGCTTCCGAATGGCGTGGAAAGCGCGATCAGTGATCGCGACTTCACCATCGCCACCCTCGTCGCTCCGTCCGCGATGAAGAGCGAGGAAGGCGATACGCAGACCGACGCCGCGGACGAGACCGTCGAAGGCGAGTAA
- the pth gene encoding aminoacyl-tRNA hydrolase — MQIWTGLGNPGTQYALHRHNVGFMALDALHAVYSFAPWTKKFRSLVSEGRIGRHRVLLQKPQTFMNDSGDAVQQALGFFKLGDEALTVFHDELDLAPFKVKVRTGGGLAGHNGLRSINASLGPDFRRVRIGIGHPGHKDRVTGYVLGNYAKSEMEDLSDLLGALASEAEWLADGDDVRFMSEVARRLHQDD; from the coding sequence ATGCAGATCTGGACCGGCCTCGGTAATCCCGGCACGCAATATGCGCTGCACCGGCACAACGTCGGCTTCATGGCGCTCGACGCCCTCCATGCCGTCTACAGTTTCGCGCCCTGGACGAAGAAGTTCCGGAGCCTCGTGAGCGAGGGGCGGATCGGCCGGCATCGCGTTCTGCTGCAGAAGCCGCAGACATTCATGAACGACAGTGGCGATGCGGTTCAGCAGGCGCTCGGCTTCTTCAAGCTTGGCGACGAGGCGCTGACCGTATTCCACGACGAACTCGACCTTGCGCCGTTCAAGGTGAAGGTCCGAACCGGCGGCGGCCTTGCCGGGCACAATGGCCTGCGCTCCATCAACGCGTCGCTCGGTCCAGACTTCCGCCGGGTGCGGATCGGGATTGGCCATCCCGGGCACAAGGATCGGGTGACCGGCTACGTTCTGGGCAACTATGCAAAGAGCGAGATGGAGGACCTGTCCGACCTGCTCGGAGCGCTTGCCAGCGAGGCCGAGTGGTTGGCCGATGGCGATGATGTCCGCTTCATGAGCGAGGTGGCCCGGCGACTGCACCAGGACGACTGA
- a CDS encoding TIGR02466 family protein: MSRTLFVTPLYETEVGQAALWQELSHSIRSLAEDDIAGRRWCREHGYKGYTSYASLDDLPRRDPVIADLAKLLTRHAASFAKELAWNVKPKIDSLWVNLLKPGGHHTAHIHPHSILSGTLYVEVPEGSGAIRFEDPRLAMMMAAPTRSPDAPEPLSSFVTVQPAPGTLLLWESWLRHEVLPGTGKGERLSISFNFA; the protein is encoded by the coding sequence ATGTCGCGCACTCTGTTCGTCACGCCGCTGTACGAGACCGAGGTTGGCCAGGCCGCGCTGTGGCAAGAACTTTCCCACTCAATCCGCAGCCTTGCAGAAGATGACATCGCCGGTCGCCGCTGGTGCCGCGAGCATGGCTACAAGGGCTACACCAGCTACGCCTCTCTCGACGATCTACCCCGGCGCGACCCGGTGATTGCCGATCTCGCCAAACTTCTCACCCGTCACGCTGCAAGCTTCGCCAAAGAGCTCGCCTGGAACGTGAAGCCCAAGATTGACAGCTTGTGGGTCAACCTCCTGAAACCTGGAGGTCACCACACCGCGCACATCCATCCCCACAGCATTCTGTCAGGCACGCTCTACGTGGAGGTCCCGGAAGGCAGCGGCGCCATCCGGTTCGAAGATCCCCGCTTGGCGATGATGATGGCCGCCCCCACTCGATCGCCCGACGCACCGGAGCCGCTAAGTTCCTTCGTCACGGTGCAGCCGGCGCCCGGCACCCTGCTGTTATGGGAAAGCTGGCTTCGGCACGAGGTCCTTCCCGGTACTGGCAAGGGCGAACGGTTGAGCATCAGCTTCAACTTCGCGTAA
- the ychF gene encoding redox-regulated ATPase YchF has protein sequence MGFRCGIVGLPNVGKSTLFNALTETQAAQAANYPFCTIEPNVGQVAVPDPRLDKLASIAGSAKIIATQLGFVDIAGLVKGASQGEGLGNQFLGNIREVDAIVHVLRCFEDDDIQHVANKVDPLADAETVETELLLADLDSLEKRVPNLVKRGQQGDKESKIAASVLGQALELLREGKPARLTQPKDDEEARVFSQAQLITAKPILYVCNVNEDDAANGNTLSEQVFAKAKAEGANAVVVSAAIEADLIGMDMDERLAFLEEMGLHETGLARVIRAGYDLLHLITFFTVGPKEARAWTVEKGAKAPQAAGAIHSDFERGFIRAETIAFDDYVALNGESGARDAGKLRQEGKEYVVQDGDVMHFKFNV, from the coding sequence ATGGGCTTCCGCTGCGGCATCGTCGGGCTGCCGAACGTCGGCAAATCGACCCTCTTCAACGCGCTGACTGAGACTCAGGCGGCGCAGGCCGCCAACTATCCCTTCTGCACGATCGAGCCGAATGTCGGCCAGGTCGCCGTTCCCGACCCGCGCCTCGACAAGCTGGCGTCAATCGCCGGCTCGGCCAAGATCATCGCCACCCAACTTGGCTTCGTCGACATTGCGGGCCTGGTGAAGGGCGCCAGCCAAGGCGAGGGCCTCGGCAACCAGTTTCTCGGCAACATCCGCGAGGTGGACGCCATCGTCCACGTCCTGCGTTGCTTCGAGGATGACGATATCCAGCACGTTGCTAACAAGGTCGATCCGCTGGCCGATGCCGAAACGGTGGAGACCGAGCTGCTCCTCGCCGACCTCGACAGCCTTGAGAAGCGCGTCCCCAACCTCGTCAAGCGCGGACAGCAGGGTGACAAGGAATCGAAGATCGCCGCGTCAGTGCTCGGCCAGGCGCTCGAGCTGCTGCGCGAGGGCAAGCCCGCTCGCCTGACCCAGCCCAAGGACGACGAGGAAGCCCGTGTCTTCTCCCAGGCCCAGCTGATCACCGCCAAGCCGATCCTCTACGTCTGCAACGTCAACGAGGACGACGCCGCCAACGGCAATACGCTGTCCGAGCAGGTCTTCGCCAAGGCAAAGGCCGAGGGCGCCAACGCCGTCGTGGTCTCCGCCGCGATCGAGGCCGACCTCATCGGCATGGACATGGACGAGCGGCTCGCCTTTCTCGAGGAGATGGGCCTGCACGAGACCGGCCTCGCCCGCGTGATCCGCGCTGGCTACGACCTCCTCCACCTCATCACCTTTTTCACCGTCGGCCCGAAGGAAGCGCGCGCCTGGACGGTCGAGAAGGGCGCCAAGGCCCCGCAGGCTGCGGGCGCGATCCACTCCGACTTCGAACGCGGCTTTATTCGCGCTGAGACCATCGCCTTCGACGACTATGTCGCGCTGAATGGCGAGTCGGGGGCTCGCGACGCCGGCAAATTGCGGCAGGAGGGCAAGGAATATGTCGTACAGGACGGCGACGTCATGCACTTCAAATTCAACGTATGA
- a CDS encoding glycosyltransferase family 4 protein — MKILQLTNYPTSKPQHGGQIRARQLAEALRRAGHEVKAVAVYPKDAYKSDSQDDVIFAPDSPFWRSEIDFLSDYLSGIYAAEDGQAFGSLARTAAEHRPDVIISEHPWLMQVARKLADAQGGSKLVYSSHNVEFRLKRGILDKAKISPQDRARLVHEIEQLEHDAVRHADLVIACTTADADYYRDHVAGCPEVVVAGNGVEPFACKPARVEAWRHFFGAPFPVFVSSAHIPNASGFWEMMTPGLTFLRPDERVIVVGGVSNLIDQIKGFEAYAAVNRSRMEVMGLMEKSELQALVTAAHVIMLPIVEGEGSNLKTAEALEAGCSIVGTTKAFRGFEEAKRLPHVHIADEPEAFRRKVREVLDAPRYDRGTPDAVRARFYWAQLLGEAVSRIGALNS; from the coding sequence ATGAAGATCCTGCAGTTAACGAATTATCCCACGTCCAAGCCGCAGCACGGCGGGCAGATCCGTGCGCGGCAGCTGGCCGAAGCGCTGCGCAGGGCTGGTCACGAGGTCAAGGCGGTCGCCGTTTACCCAAAGGACGCTTACAAGTCCGACAGCCAGGACGACGTCATCTTCGCACCGGACAGCCCCTTCTGGCGTAGCGAGATCGACTTTCTGTCGGACTATCTGTCCGGCATCTACGCGGCCGAGGATGGGCAAGCGTTCGGATCACTGGCGAGAACCGCTGCCGAACACCGCCCCGACGTGATCATCAGTGAGCATCCCTGGCTCATGCAGGTAGCGCGGAAGCTTGCGGACGCTCAGGGGGGCAGCAAGCTGGTCTATTCATCCCACAACGTGGAATTCCGGCTGAAGCGGGGCATCCTCGACAAGGCGAAGATCAGCCCGCAGGATCGCGCACGCCTGGTGCACGAGATCGAGCAGCTTGAGCATGATGCGGTGCGTCATGCCGACCTGGTCATTGCGTGCACCACCGCCGACGCCGATTATTATCGCGACCATGTCGCGGGCTGTCCGGAGGTGGTGGTGGCCGGCAACGGGGTTGAGCCCTTTGCCTGCAAGCCGGCGAGGGTTGAGGCGTGGCGGCACTTCTTCGGTGCGCCGTTCCCAGTCTTCGTGAGTAGCGCGCACATTCCCAACGCCAGCGGCTTCTGGGAGATGATGACTCCGGGCCTGACCTTCCTCCGCCCGGACGAGCGAGTGATCGTGGTTGGTGGCGTCTCGAACCTGATCGATCAGATCAAGGGGTTCGAGGCGTATGCGGCGGTCAATCGCAGCCGGATGGAAGTCATGGGACTGATGGAGAAGAGCGAACTTCAGGCACTCGTCACCGCCGCCCATGTGATCATGCTGCCGATCGTCGAGGGGGAAGGGTCCAACCTCAAGACCGCCGAAGCGCTTGAGGCGGGGTGCTCGATCGTCGGCACGACCAAGGCTTTCCGCGGCTTCGAGGAGGCTAAAAGACTGCCTCACGTGCATATCGCCGACGAGCCGGAAGCTTTTCGCCGGAAGGTCCGCGAAGTGCTCGATGCGCCGCGCTACGATCGCGGCACGCCGGACGCCGTGCGGGCGCGCTTCTACTGGGCGCAGCTGCTTGGTGAGGCGGTGTCGCGGATCGGTGCGCTAAACAGCTGA
- a CDS encoding glycosyltransferase — translation MSRRFVINITTSANWRERPVGIVRVEREIIKAAYGRLGKELVPTYLDYPTGRLLTVDQHLFRQIMSDDWVDGSETGSKTVNIHRYLKPFTPSANDKVISVGSDWSFEVPDKIEALYGSKRVLISACYDLIPLLYPEFTPGPEFFDQFNHHYRALARLAHGVFAISEVSAQSLRDFWADEGLTSTAPPVTVVPLAAPVPAAEPTKLDATEQSVLEEIEKAGPYVIYVSTIEPRKNHQLLLDIWRDLYAERGENCPTLLLVGMKGWGSGDLLRSAERMAVSKAGKIQWRKGISDALLMALYQRSAFAVFPSYFEGWGLAATEAAALGRVCVVSKTGALIEATQGKMPSYHPLDFLGWKGEIVRLLDDLPYRSALEARLEDGHFKRTWADFADDFCTHFLVA, via the coding sequence ATGAGCCGCCGTTTCGTTATCAACATCACCACGTCGGCGAACTGGCGCGAGCGGCCCGTCGGTATCGTCCGGGTCGAGCGCGAGATCATCAAGGCGGCGTATGGCCGGTTGGGCAAGGAGCTAGTCCCGACCTACCTCGATTACCCCACCGGGCGGCTGCTGACGGTCGATCAGCACTTGTTCCGGCAGATCATGTCGGACGATTGGGTGGATGGAAGCGAGACCGGCAGCAAGACGGTCAACATCCACCGATATCTGAAGCCCTTCACCCCCTCCGCCAACGACAAGGTCATTTCCGTTGGGAGTGACTGGTCATTCGAGGTTCCCGACAAGATCGAGGCGCTCTACGGATCGAAGCGAGTGCTGATTTCAGCGTGCTACGACCTCATCCCGCTGCTCTATCCCGAGTTCACGCCGGGGCCGGAATTCTTTGACCAGTTCAATCACCACTATCGGGCATTGGCACGGTTGGCGCACGGGGTGTTCGCCATCTCTGAAGTCTCCGCCCAGTCACTTCGCGATTTCTGGGCTGACGAGGGGCTCACGAGCACTGCGCCCCCAGTGACGGTGGTCCCCTTGGCTGCACCCGTTCCTGCGGCCGAACCGACCAAGCTCGATGCCACGGAGCAGTCTGTTCTCGAGGAGATCGAGAAGGCGGGTCCTTACGTCATCTACGTAAGCACCATCGAGCCCCGCAAGAATCACCAGTTGCTGCTGGACATCTGGCGCGATCTCTACGCCGAGCGGGGCGAGAATTGCCCGACGTTGCTGCTGGTCGGAATGAAGGGCTGGGGGAGCGGCGATCTGCTTCGTTCGGCCGAACGGATGGCGGTATCGAAGGCCGGGAAGATCCAGTGGCGCAAGGGCATCAGCGACGCGCTGCTGATGGCGCTTTACCAGCGGAGCGCCTTCGCCGTCTTCCCCAGCTACTTCGAGGGCTGGGGGCTTGCCGCCACTGAAGCAGCAGCGCTTGGCAGGGTATGTGTCGTGTCGAAAACCGGGGCGCTGATTGAGGCGACACAGGGCAAGATGCCAAGCTACCATCCGCTCGATTTCCTGGGTTGGAAGGGCGAGATCGTCCGCCTGCTCGACGACCTTCCCTATCGCTCGGCCCTGGAAGCCAGGCTGGAGGATGGGCACTTCAAGCGAACCTGGGCCGACTTCGCCGACGATTTCTGCACTCACTTCCTGGTCGCGTGA
- a CDS encoding glycosyltransferase family 1 protein, with amino-acid sequence MAESTARLDHGSLEWLLSLEQERFIAAVFEALLGRSPDPTGIKHYLSLLERKKNKLQVISDLYHSAEAKARPQRTDVIEAVFRHDHPLLSRVIKAPRRARSMAPLPSTPSPPASLLAELDHHIRARHEELLNAIHGKGNVIQDKLLQLEYILESVGRSQPDEALGDPRSGFIFNLSTSNHWRTHPVGIVRVEREIAAHLQRFRNVDFVLWDKSSRCLKKLPSVHAERILTPAWCDPASPMLEYDPGQFVEPIIRPGDTYISLGLDWDHAPVDQVLAYLRRFEAKAVLACYDTVPTQFPEFLVREEIGSEFRHHLVDMAHGASKVWAISEATKRDLLGFWDSARLEREPPPVTTVPLASFCAPSDLPQLNERERGVLRDVFVKGEYVLYVSSVEPRKNHKLMLDIWRELWEERGVDCPQFVFVGMRGWGTEDLLQRTSRMAAYRGGKITGLHHVSDELLAHLYHHCSFTVFPSHYEGWGLAATEAMAFGKVCVIANNSSLGEATQGLMPAHHPLDFPAWKAEIERLLDDVPYRQSLEASIAANYRPLTWADVGEAFCNRVLMDDQR; translated from the coding sequence ATGGCTGAGTCGACGGCAAGATTGGACCACGGTTCGCTCGAGTGGCTGCTCTCGCTTGAGCAGGAGCGCTTCATTGCGGCCGTGTTTGAAGCTCTCCTCGGCCGTTCGCCTGATCCGACCGGGATCAAGCACTACCTGTCGCTGCTGGAGCGCAAGAAGAACAAGCTGCAGGTCATCTCGGACCTCTACCATTCAGCGGAGGCCAAGGCTCGTCCTCAAAGGACGGATGTCATCGAAGCGGTGTTCAGACACGACCACCCGCTGCTCAGCCGTGTGATAAAAGCCCCGCGCCGTGCGCGCAGCATGGCACCGCTGCCAAGTACCCCTTCGCCGCCTGCGTCGTTGCTGGCGGAGCTGGACCACCATATCCGCGCACGACACGAGGAATTGCTCAACGCCATTCACGGCAAGGGAAATGTCATCCAGGACAAGCTGCTGCAGCTTGAATATATCCTGGAGAGTGTGGGTCGGTCGCAGCCCGATGAGGCCTTGGGTGATCCCCGCTCCGGCTTCATCTTCAACCTGTCGACCAGCAATCACTGGCGAACCCATCCGGTCGGGATTGTGCGGGTCGAGCGCGAGATTGCAGCCCATCTACAGCGCTTTCGAAATGTCGACTTCGTATTGTGGGACAAGAGCAGCCGCTGCTTGAAGAAGCTGCCGTCGGTCCATGCGGAGCGGATCCTGACACCCGCTTGGTGCGATCCCGCTTCTCCAATGCTGGAGTACGACCCCGGCCAGTTTGTCGAGCCAATCATTCGGCCCGGAGACACCTACATCTCACTCGGTCTCGACTGGGATCACGCGCCCGTCGACCAGGTCCTGGCTTATCTCCGCCGGTTCGAGGCGAAGGCGGTTCTCGCCTGCTACGACACCGTCCCCACGCAGTTTCCCGAATTCCTCGTGCGCGAGGAGATCGGCAGCGAGTTCCGGCATCATCTGGTCGACATGGCTCATGGTGCGAGCAAGGTGTGGGCCATTTCGGAGGCGACGAAGCGCGACCTGCTCGGCTTCTGGGACAGCGCCCGTCTGGAACGCGAACCGCCGCCGGTTACGACCGTTCCCTTGGCAAGCTTCTGTGCCCCGTCGGACCTACCCCAGCTCAACGAGCGGGAGCGGGGCGTCCTTCGCGACGTGTTCGTGAAGGGTGAGTACGTTCTTTACGTCAGCTCGGTCGAGCCGCGGAAGAACCACAAGCTTATGCTCGATATCTGGCGCGAGCTTTGGGAGGAGCGGGGCGTCGACTGCCCGCAGTTCGTGTTCGTCGGAATGCGCGGGTGGGGCACTGAAGACCTGCTGCAACGGACCAGCCGGATGGCGGCTTACCGCGGTGGCAAGATCACCGGGCTGCATCACGTCAGCGACGAGCTGCTTGCCCATCTGTACCACCATTGCTCCTTCACCGTTTTCCCAAGCCATTATGAGGGTTGGGGGCTGGCCGCGACCGAAGCCATGGCGTTCGGCAAGGTCTGCGTGATCGCCAACAACAGCTCGCTGGGCGAGGCGACGCAGGGACTGATGCCGGCTCATCACCCGCTCGACTTCCCCGCGTGGAAGGCGGAGATCGAGCGATTGCTTGATGATGTTCCCTACCGCCAGTCGCTGGAAGCCAGCATCGCGGCAAATTATCGGCCTCTTACCTGGGCGGACGTCGGCGAGGCATTCTGCAACCGCGTTCTCATGGACGACCAACGATGA
- a CDS encoding DUF72 domain-containing protein has product MSRAPASTRIGTAGWSIAKNCASSFPVEGSALERYATKLTAAEINSSFHRPHRLSTWEKWRDSVPDGFRFSVKLPKTITHERRLADCADLLPTFIEQASLLGSKMGVLLIQLPPSLAFDADLFRHFVELLRGLSPALLACEPRHPSWFETECDALLAELRVARVAADPARVPEAAEPGGWTGLRYWRLHGSPVIYRSSYGDRLVDYADQIAADAGDRWCIFDNTASSAATGDALALQQALASKSPSPMT; this is encoded by the coding sequence GTGAGCAGAGCGCCAGCATCAACCCGGATCGGCACTGCTGGCTGGAGCATCGCCAAGAACTGTGCTTCCTCCTTCCCTGTCGAGGGGAGCGCGCTCGAGCGTTATGCGACGAAACTCACTGCGGCGGAGATCAACAGCAGCTTTCATCGGCCTCACCGGCTCTCGACCTGGGAGAAGTGGCGGGACAGTGTGCCCGATGGGTTCCGCTTCTCGGTCAAGCTGCCCAAGACGATCACTCACGAGCGGCGACTGGCCGACTGCGCCGACCTGCTGCCGACGTTCATCGAGCAGGCCAGCTTGCTTGGCTCCAAAATGGGCGTTCTGCTGATTCAGCTGCCGCCGAGCCTCGCGTTTGATGCTGACCTCTTTCGCCACTTCGTAGAGCTGTTGCGGGGCTTGTCTCCGGCTCTGCTTGCCTGTGAACCGAGGCACCCGAGCTGGTTCGAGACCGAGTGCGACGCGCTGTTGGCCGAGCTGCGCGTAGCGCGAGTCGCGGCCGATCCGGCGCGGGTACCAGAAGCAGCCGAACCGGGCGGGTGGACCGGACTGCGCTACTGGCGCCTGCACGGCTCCCCAGTAATTTACCGCTCCAGCTACGGCGACCGCCTCGTCGATTATGCCGACCAGATCGCCGCGGACGCCGGCGACCGCTGGTGCATCTTCGATAACACGGCGAGCAGCGCAGCGACGGGCGATGCACTGGCCTTGCAGCAGGCCCTAGCCAGCAAGTCACCGTCACCAATGACCTGA